Below is a genomic region from Equus caballus isolate H_3958 breed thoroughbred unplaced genomic scaffold, TB-T2T haplotype1-0000019, whole genome shotgun sequence.
tctacctttattacatgtaattcactcttctggtttcccaggttggagaaattaccagagggaaacagaggagaaaaggaggctaatttctattctgaaaaggtgactagccttttctttcctgatccctctttaacatgttctctgcaattccagggattcagtacagcctgcagtagtcatgggaggggtttgccataggaacgggtatgtgaatgaaggccttggggtgagggctgctgagtgtatggtgaagtcatagacgtggggcattgtgaagggggagcaggcttcaggtggcccctcacctgacaggccagcaggtcctcctttccttgttctggtcctggctacagttttctacttcctgtctcccgcaggcccctaggccggcctctcgataccacccgctttcgtcaactattatgcccagacccctcctgtgaggtgtgtaatagcacaactgctgagatcaatcggctcctggaggacctggaagatgataccgcctctgtgtcctctatggcttccacagcttctgggactgagtcatcattcactctgtcctctgccttctcagaagtccttccaggagacctaacaccatcccctccacctgacccttccccaccgcccccctccgtcctctcacctaacccaatgacacccttagctgactttgtttcaccctcaccaccggctCACTCTATGCCACAAGagtcttttcctcccttggagtccaaattcccagcagaccgttccccaccccaaccccttgcccttccccctctgccaccacatgacacccaggcaacgggtcctattctccaaccagaggccactctgtctctgaatacgatcttctctcttgaccgcaccctttcccaagatattaaccccttaccaaatttgtcccagataatcaatcccactgattcactggcttgtcatcacacaccaccaagcctgtctgtctcaccaccgacagaccaccctttaactgtgactaaatctaaatcggtttccatcttattgaagtctgttccagagaactcatctccagatagccctggtgggttgtccacttatgtcccaacagtcagaggcactgaccattcaagcctgtcaatttcagaattatcctggtggcaagcttgtgccaaagacttgttcttagcaccttccaccttggcaccatgtgattttaatcgagagtttcttgccctccattcttcagagtcctctctggagagacaccctacagctaaccttatagagcctggtaacctctcatttctcagccctcatgtcctggcactcctggagagacaagtccgaaagaggagtgatttcctgatgtggaaagaaaaggagaaggagaagggttcttttccaaaaaaacttaggccaggccaccaactaaatccttcggggaaaacgttagagtcaaatgctgatgagtgtgactcagcattctcccttcctttctggagcagtgcaggcataccaaaggagctgcacatgcatgagcagcccccatatcctaaaatcttggaggaccatttacaggaaaaatgtatgcagctcttctggggtcttccatctctgcacagcgagtccttgccctctgctatccgtgactcaagtgactgcaccacaatcttccttttcaataccatccCAAATGCCTCCAcgggccaagaatccccagtacctctccatcgcccacctccatccttgcctgagatccagccccaacacttgcctcaaaccctgccccaatcccagcccctacctctcactcaggtcaagtcccaggcccaccttaaatccccactcccaatcctaccatctggtcctctaccccagataaggATCTGTGGGGTGTGTCGCCATAGACcccaggatgaatcagagtctctcacctcatctgaaattcaacaactggaatggaaagtgttgcagaagcaacaggaaagtttgtggggttccccctctgtagtccaaagatctcaggaagaattttgttcttcagctcccaactttccttaccatcaggcctcccaggcccatgcctccatttccatccttcccgtagagtttcctctcagtgatgagctgaggaagaaactggaacatcaccttcgaaagaggctcatccaacaccggtggggcctgccccgcaggatctgtgagtgtctgtcactgatgatgcctccaagagatttctcagagatagctaagtcagagagcaatcgtggactctcacggatctcggtgaacaaagatctaaatgttggattgagccaatccaaaagcttccatgagaggggttcagaactgcttcaggtagagaaggagatggggaaggatcggGGGCAcagcccagagaacggcccaaaagctcatctgttgagtgacccagagagctcttcagataaggatccggcatatgactctgagaaagacctaaatagtcacgtggcaagtctgtcagggaaaaattcaagggccttggaggaaagtctagatcagaaacaacttgaaaatgtcctgaaagcacatttgagcaagaagtttgaggaaatcagtgaggctcggctccctgggacggtgcgcTGTTCATGGCATGccagcaagcagacattgctgctttctgacaaatcccgcacccaaataacacagaggagtttgccaccttcagtgggtggggactcctccctgaataccttccaggagctttgcttcattgattccagtgcacaacagatgatggaaagccatattaaaagctttcgtatgagaatggagtggggccttccctgcagggtccttgaatccatacaggcgtttaaatcggaagatgctgcatcccagtccttgccctatttctactgtcccccctcaaataacccaactttgggagtggactccaaatccgagggcttcgagccccata
It encodes:
- the LOC138922932 gene encoding spermatogenesis-associated protein 31D4-like, which codes for MEFSQWNVLSFLNSHIELFLSICSTFLDSDHNLTIVCGLWLLLLFLCFLVGIPSLPTFWKTKIYQKRQGRAKRRRRGGTPSGWRNYQRETEEKRRLISILKRPLGRPLDTTRFRQLLCPDPSCEVCNSTTAEINRLLEDLEDDTASVSSMASTASGTESSFTLSSAFSEVLPGDLTPSPPPDPSPPPPSVLSPNPMTPLADFVSPSPPAHSMPQESFPPLESKFPADRSPPQPLALPPLPPHDTQATGPILQPEATLSLNTIFSLDRTLSQDINPLPNLSQIINPTDSLACHHTPPSLSVSPPTDHPLTVTKSKSVSILLKSVPENSSPDSPGGLSTYVPTVRGTDHSSLSISELSWWQACAKDLFLAPSTLAPCDFNREFLALHSSESSLERHPTANLIEPGNLSFLSPHVLALLERQVRKRSDFLMWKEKEKEKGSFPKKLRPGHQLNPSGKTLESNADECDSAFSLPFWSSAGIPKELHMHEQPPYPKILEDHLQEKCMQLFWGLPSLHSESLPSAIRDSSDCTTIFLFNTIPNASTGQESPVPLHRPPPSLPEIQPQHLPQTLPQSQPLPLTQVKSQAHLKSPLPILPSGPLPQIRICGVCRHRPQDESESLTSSEIQQLEWKVLQKQQESLWGSPSVVQRSQEEFCSSAPNFPYHQASQAHASISILPVEFPLSDELRKKLEHHLRKRLIQHRWGLPRRICECLSLMMPPRDFSEIAKSESNRGLSRISVNKDLNVGLSQSKSFHERGSELLQVEKEMGKDRGHSPENGPKAHLLSDPESSSDKDPAYDSEKDLNSHVASLSGKNSRALEESLDQKQLENVLKAHLSKKFEEISEARLPGTVRCSWHASKQTLLLSDKSRTQITQRSLPPSVGGDSSLNTFQELCFIDSSAQQMMESHIKSFRMRMEWGLPCRVLESIQAFKSEDAASQSLPYFYCPPSNNPTLGVDSKSEGFEPHRGSSKSVLQEKAETTNSALVLDRLCPATSPMGRQGQGVPRQSPSGINQEIAEVVQRSKGARQTHLPVTCGITGKASQKFTQLGNRCPPELPARQAGAKHETKDERVSPSDRREGRQDKKMKSEPFSVHSTARDIFRAKELNALQSKTGNVLTTSKPGSSQRIRENHSKIEITGTIESPAPKRQVPQDPKSSDLKEHLFRELKSKLEKRNQSQVQGQHTDRSPSSESLTYKASLTHAHGVSSGDMGASQVLHVRLEDTGISRQQRQEPWVPKKDRKRYEDKKFPPATMRVSPLGTSKEELGGGDAGLGTCQPTRKSFPTQITASEETLGSKSSQTSSQKAQPPPESLFRKKMNHIFQWLRPGTKGKNQEHPQEKGSPISSAQSRGLVKGRAAITGTTTAQKTRTVPGKFPVEKVGQRCAAEVTRPQEPLPSLRKFAKTDQKAEEQAQAEPVQGHPSNYRAPSCKVPSTKSCHQEVVFAGQNYPTCSRRIRDQNRHPQKVMAFKDQLLDKKRPLSVPRGSMCPIQAPPAGVKPAQGPPAVLTTAKGTMFRDPSLCQQKTLFQRFESGKFPTAK